A genomic stretch from Bacillus sp. E(2018) includes:
- a CDS encoding Nif3-like dinuclear metal center hexameric protein codes for MKMNDFENLITQLFGVWLKEFENEGEYGFTHKVEKEIKVVAYATNLTPETVEKAHNSRADLLITHHDAWDFVYGMKEACEAELRKHDISHYFTHYPLDFVEFGTSTALFEQIKIDEITTFSTFKDNQEFPGIGLYHKPLSFMELKERLEQVLGEPVKAWENHDRPINKVGILTGAGNHTALIQYAKKQDCDAYITGEQSLYSVQYAKFAGIHLFVGSHTFTEIFGVENLVVRMKEIYPHLKMVKIQEEHIESYCV; via the coding sequence ATGAAAATGAATGATTTTGAAAATTTGATCACCCAACTATTTGGAGTATGGCTTAAAGAGTTTGAAAACGAGGGGGAATATGGTTTTACGCATAAAGTTGAGAAAGAGATCAAGGTGGTCGCTTATGCTACAAACTTAACGCCAGAGACTGTAGAGAAAGCTCATAATAGTCGAGCAGATCTCTTGATCACCCATCATGATGCTTGGGATTTTGTGTATGGAATGAAAGAGGCTTGCGAGGCTGAATTAAGGAAGCATGATATCTCACATTATTTCACCCATTACCCTCTAGATTTTGTGGAATTTGGCACGAGTACAGCTTTATTCGAACAAATTAAAATCGATGAAATTACGACCTTTTCCACATTTAAGGATAATCAAGAGTTTCCAGGTATCGGCCTCTATCATAAGCCACTTTCATTTATGGAACTTAAAGAGAGACTTGAACAGGTGTTGGGAGAACCGGTAAAAGCATGGGAAAATCATGATCGTCCAATCAACAAAGTAGGAATTCTTACAGGTGCAGGAAACCATACAGCACTTATTCAATACGCAAAGAAACAAGATTGCGATGCATACATTACGGGAGAACAATCATTGTATTCCGTCCAGTATGCAAAATTTGCAGGCATTCACTTGTTTGTGGGAAGTCATACATTTACTGAGATTTTTGGAGTAGAGAACTTGGTGGTTCGAATGAAGGAAATCTATCCACATTTAAAAATGGTTAAGATACAAGAAGAACATATAGAATCCTATTGCGTTTAA
- a CDS encoding DUF2512 family protein, which yields MQSLMIKILGIPLALVLANFLFKSVDFEFVQPFIWITVILAPLGVLLEYIMVPRISYGKQLAVDFATSFVLVYLLGLVLPGVTISLWGSLLVAILITCMEAMVHKHLISDHMDHSYR from the coding sequence ATGCAAAGTTTGATGATAAAAATTTTAGGTATTCCACTCGCACTTGTTTTAGCCAACTTTTTATTTAAAAGCGTGGATTTCGAGTTCGTTCAACCTTTTATATGGATTACTGTCATACTAGCTCCTCTAGGTGTATTGCTGGAGTATATCATGGTTCCTCGGATCTCCTATGGCAAACAACTGGCAGTTGATTTTGCTACAAGCTTTGTACTCGTATATCTCTTAGGGCTTGTATTGCCTGGAGTAACTATCTCATTGTGGGGTTCGCTTCTTGTAGCTATCTTGATAACCTGTATGGAAGCAATGGTTCATAAGCATTTGATCTCAGACCACATGGATCACTCATATCGCTAA
- a CDS encoding methyltransferase domain-containing protein has protein sequence MDGGTPLFIQKFFQSPKQVGSLFPSSNSLAKKMTNPLCWDHIDIAAELGAGTGVITKEIIRNLKRGSELFIFEKDEEMRKKLKLQFSRNTVCEDARYILSSIEKEEETLDAIFSGLPFANFTRDLQREIVEEVYRSLRPGGVFVAFQYSTQMKKTFQEFFRTVEIAFVPKNFPPAFVYTCEK, from the coding sequence GTGGATGGCGGAACCCCTTTATTTATACAAAAGTTTTTTCAATCTCCAAAACAAGTCGGAAGTCTTTTTCCAAGCTCTAACAGCTTAGCTAAGAAGATGACAAACCCTCTTTGCTGGGATCATATAGACATTGCTGCTGAATTAGGCGCAGGTACAGGTGTAATCACAAAAGAGATTATTCGCAATTTAAAGCGTGGTTCAGAGCTTTTTATCTTTGAAAAAGATGAAGAGATGAGAAAAAAACTTAAACTTCAGTTTTCTAGAAATACGGTCTGTGAAGATGCTCGTTACATCCTAAGTAGCATAGAAAAAGAGGAAGAAACGTTAGATGCAATTTTCTCAGGGCTGCCTTTTGCAAATTTTACTCGTGACTTGCAAAGAGAGATTGTTGAGGAAGTATATCGGTCGCTTCGACCAGGTGGAGTATTCGTAGCTTTTCAATATTCTACTCAGATGAAAAAAACATTTCAGGAATTTTTTCGAACTGTCGAAATTGCATTTGTACCGAAAAATTTCCCTCCTGCATTCGTTTATACTTGTGAAAAATAG
- a CDS encoding alanine/glycine:cation symporter family protein — MDWINNFIGSVNTYLWSYILIVMLIGLGLYFTVRTKFVQFRMFGEMIRLLGEGAKADKKGVSSFQAFCISTASRVGTGNLAGVALAITAGGPGAVFWMWLIALIGSASAFVESTLAQIYKVRDGVAFRGGPAYYMEKALNARWMGVIFAILISITFGLAFNSVQSNTIASAFGQSFDIKPVYVSIFLAVVTAIIIFGGIKRIAKVSEIIVPIMAGLYILVALFVMVTNLTELPAVFSMIFEGAFGVEEVAGGALGAAMMNGIKRGLFSNEAGMGSAPNAAATADVSHPVKQGLIQSLGVFVDTLLICSSTAFIILLSGMYDSKEADGIILTQEALNTLLGSWGGPFLAIIVMLFAFSSVVGNYYYGESNIEFISTNKTWLFIYRLAVVAMVGYGAIASLDFVWSLADMFMGLMAIINLIAISLLGKIAFDALGDYLKQKKEGKDPVFRPSSIGLKNTEAWDEDVSTEK; from the coding sequence ATGGATTGGATTAACAATTTCATAGGAAGTGTTAACACATATTTATGGTCGTATATCCTAATTGTTATGTTGATTGGGTTAGGACTTTATTTTACGGTACGAACAAAGTTTGTTCAGTTCCGCATGTTTGGCGAGATGATCCGGCTTTTGGGTGAAGGTGCTAAAGCTGATAAGAAAGGCGTCTCTTCGTTTCAAGCTTTCTGTATCAGTACCGCTTCTCGCGTAGGTACTGGTAATTTGGCGGGTGTAGCACTTGCCATTACAGCTGGGGGACCTGGTGCTGTATTCTGGATGTGGCTGATCGCATTAATCGGTTCTGCATCTGCATTCGTAGAAAGTACGTTAGCTCAGATCTACAAAGTTCGAGATGGGGTCGCATTCCGCGGAGGACCTGCTTATTACATGGAAAAAGCATTGAATGCTCGCTGGATGGGTGTTATTTTTGCCATTTTAATTTCAATCACGTTCGGACTTGCCTTTAACTCTGTTCAATCGAATACGATTGCAAGTGCGTTTGGACAATCTTTTGATATAAAACCTGTTTATGTAAGTATTTTCTTAGCCGTTGTAACTGCAATTATCATTTTTGGTGGCATTAAACGGATCGCTAAAGTATCAGAAATCATCGTTCCGATTATGGCTGGACTTTATATTCTTGTAGCTCTGTTTGTGATGGTTACAAATCTTACAGAACTTCCTGCCGTTTTCAGCATGATCTTCGAAGGTGCTTTTGGTGTAGAAGAAGTAGCTGGTGGAGCATTGGGCGCAGCGATGATGAACGGTATCAAACGTGGTCTATTCTCTAATGAAGCCGGTATGGGTAGTGCACCGAATGCAGCTGCTACAGCAGATGTGAGCCACCCTGTTAAGCAAGGATTGATTCAATCTTTAGGTGTTTTTGTTGATACCCTTTTGATCTGTTCTTCTACCGCCTTTATTATTCTATTATCAGGCATGTATGATTCTAAAGAAGCGGATGGAATTATTTTAACGCAGGAAGCTTTAAACACATTGCTTGGATCATGGGGAGGCCCATTCCTAGCGATCATCGTAATGTTGTTCGCATTTAGTTCCGTAGTAGGGAATTATTATTATGGTGAGTCTAATATTGAGTTTATCAGTACGAACAAAACGTGGTTGTTTATCTACCGATTAGCTGTTGTCGCAATGGTTGGATACGGTGCAATAGCATCTCTTGATTTTGTTTGGAGTTTAGCTGACATGTTCATGGGACTTATGGCGATCATCAACTTAATCGCTATTTCATTGCTTGGAAAAATTGCTTTTGACGCTCTCGGGGACTATCTGAAACAAAAGAAAGAAGGAAAGGATCCCGTTTTCCGACCATCTAGTATCGGACTAAAAAACACAGAAGCTTGGGATGAAGATGTTTCCACAGAGAAATAA
- a CDS encoding Fur-regulated basic protein FbpA: MSADHQKRENLIADLLLHNIYKTADGRHLYELSLQDLEQQLKNLLSPPAEEKAT, translated from the coding sequence GTGTCAGCGGACCATCAAAAAAGAGAAAATTTAATTGCTGATCTATTGTTACATAATATATATAAGACAGCAGATGGACGTCATTTATACGAGCTTTCTTTGCAGGATCTTGAACAACAATTAAAGAATTTACTTTCCCCGCCTGCAGAGGAAAAAGCAACTTAA
- a CDS encoding potassium/proton antiporter → MFEGGLNVDYFILLLAILLLLGVVTTKFSSRFGVPALVLFIGIGMLLGSDGLNFIYFDDPHVSQLVGVIALIIILFEGGLQTKWTSVKPVLSTSLSLATFGVFLTTAVVAVSVKLLLDVNWLEAFLFGSIVGSTDAAAVFSVLAGKNVKEKLSSTLEAESGSNDPMAVFLTITFIELLTKDSTSITGLVLSFFWQMGMGAVFGYFFGKLAVYAINRIRLESSGLYPVFALSFAILTYGITMLAGASGLLAVYVAAVFMGNSHLTYRNSIVRFNEGFAWMMQILMFAILGLLVFPSELFHIDIMLKGLMISFVLIVIARPIGVFLSMPTSAFSINEKLFISWSGLRGAVPIVLATFPLIEGVENSQLLFNLVFFVVLTSALIQGSTIPWVAQKLKLTEKEKPTSPHVLELVSIGKANAEIVEFFVPEHAKIIGQTLEEISLPKESTVSAMIRGDELITPTGRTEIHAHDILYIMAHKTKLKGVTDYLSKQNIEKN, encoded by the coding sequence ATGTTTGAAGGTGGTTTAAACGTAGATTATTTTATACTATTACTTGCTATTCTACTCTTACTAGGCGTCGTTACTACGAAGTTCTCTTCACGCTTTGGTGTACCTGCCCTTGTACTTTTTATTGGAATCGGAATGCTTCTAGGAAGTGATGGACTCAATTTTATTTATTTTGATGATCCGCACGTAAGTCAACTAGTGGGCGTAATTGCTCTTATTATCATTTTATTTGAAGGTGGACTTCAGACAAAATGGACTAGCGTAAAACCCGTTCTATCCACTTCACTGTCACTCGCGACGTTTGGAGTATTCCTTACAACAGCCGTTGTCGCGGTATCTGTTAAATTGTTATTGGATGTTAATTGGCTAGAAGCATTTCTGTTCGGTTCGATCGTTGGATCTACGGATGCTGCTGCAGTATTCTCTGTTTTGGCCGGAAAAAATGTGAAAGAGAAGCTTTCTTCGACGCTTGAAGCAGAATCTGGTTCCAATGATCCGATGGCTGTATTTTTAACGATCACATTTATTGAGTTGCTCACAAAAGACTCCACTTCCATTACAGGACTTGTTCTATCATTCTTTTGGCAGATGGGAATGGGAGCTGTTTTTGGCTATTTCTTTGGAAAGCTTGCCGTTTATGCCATTAACCGTATACGACTTGAATCAAGTGGACTCTATCCCGTATTCGCTCTTTCTTTTGCTATCTTAACCTATGGGATTACGATGCTTGCTGGAGCAAGTGGACTACTTGCTGTATATGTTGCAGCTGTGTTTATGGGGAATAGTCACCTTACATACAGAAACTCAATCGTGCGATTTAACGAAGGTTTTGCTTGGATGATGCAGATTTTAATGTTTGCGATCTTAGGTTTACTTGTTTTTCCGAGTGAGCTGTTTCATATCGATATTATGCTGAAAGGCTTGATGATCTCTTTCGTACTCATTGTTATCGCACGTCCAATAGGTGTTTTCCTAAGTATGCCAACTTCTGCTTTCTCAATAAACGAAAAATTATTTATCTCGTGGTCTGGTCTTCGTGGCGCTGTTCCTATTGTTCTCGCTACATTCCCACTCATTGAAGGGGTTGAGAACAGCCAGTTGCTCTTTAATCTCGTTTTCTTCGTTGTGCTTACATCTGCTCTCATACAAGGATCAACCATTCCTTGGGTAGCTCAGAAATTAAAGTTAACGGAAAAAGAAAAACCTACATCTCCACATGTTTTAGAACTTGTTTCAATCGGTAAAGCCAATGCCGAAATCGTTGAATTTTTTGTACCCGAACATGCAAAAATCATCGGACAGACACTTGAGGAAATTTCCTTACCAAAAGAATCTACTGTAAGTGCAATGATTCGAGGCGATGAATTGATCACACCAACAGGGAGAACAGAGATTCACGCTCACGATATTCTTTACATCATGGCACATAAAACAAAACTGAAGGGTGTAACGGATTATTTATCCAAACAAAATATTGAAAAGAATTAA
- a CDS encoding mechanosensitive ion channel family protein produces MLAAGLWAVKFLLIIVMFLVIRSIGRRVINRMFDKAATHRKMSSGRIITLQKLVVNLFSYVLIFVFAGIIFKQFGLEIGTLIAGAGVVGLAIGFGAQGLVSDVVTGFFILLEKQMEVGDYVTIGGVDGIVEEVGLRTTHIRAFDGTLNYMPNREISTIANHTRGNMRALVDIGIAYEENIDKALVILQDACDKVKEKNPSIMEGPNVLGVQMLGSSDVIIRIISKTINGEQWAVERELRKALKEALDANGIEIPYPHQVHVEKGA; encoded by the coding sequence ATGCTTGCGGCTGGTTTATGGGCAGTGAAGTTTCTATTGATCATCGTCATGTTCTTGGTGATTCGTTCGATCGGTAGACGTGTGATCAACCGAATGTTTGATAAGGCAGCAACACATAGAAAGATGTCTTCTGGAAGAATTATTACGCTGCAAAAACTTGTAGTAAACCTGTTTTCATACGTATTGATCTTTGTTTTTGCTGGTATCATATTTAAGCAGTTCGGACTTGAAATCGGTACTCTTATAGCAGGGGCAGGGGTAGTTGGATTAGCTATAGGCTTTGGAGCGCAGGGACTCGTAAGTGATGTTGTAACTGGTTTCTTCATTCTTCTTGAAAAGCAGATGGAGGTCGGAGACTATGTTACGATTGGCGGGGTCGATGGAATTGTAGAAGAAGTGGGTCTAAGAACGACTCACATACGAGCATTTGATGGCACGTTAAACTATATGCCGAACCGTGAGATTAGTACGATTGCGAATCATACACGCGGTAATATGCGTGCACTTGTTGATATTGGCATTGCCTACGAAGAGAATATAGATAAGGCTCTCGTCATATTACAAGATGCTTGTGACAAAGTAAAAGAAAAGAATCCGAGCATAATGGAAGGGCCGAATGTGTTAGGTGTTCAAATGTTAGGTTCGTCTGATGTGATAATTCGTATTATTTCTAAGACGATTAATGGAGAACAGTGGGCGGTCGAAAGAGAGTTACGTAAAGCTTTAAAAGAAGCTTTGGATGCTAATGGCATCGAGATTCCATACCCTCATCAAGTACATGTAGAAAAAGGTGCATAA
- the bioB gene encoding biotin synthase BioB codes for MIWNALANKVLSGEQITNEEALDILNCPDEDLLLLLHGAYQIRKHYYGNLVKLNMIINTKSGACPENCGYCSQSIVSTAPIETYRMMDSKEMVKGAEAAYNLNVGTYCIVASGRGPTNRDVDKVVEAVKEIKDTYGLKVCACLGILKPEQAERLKEAGVDRYNHNLNTSAQNHENITTSHSYDDRVNTVNIVKESGISPCSGVIVGMRETKQDVIDMARSLNILDADSIPVNFLHAIDGTPLEGTDELDPRYCLKVLALFRYINPTKEIRISGGREVNLRSLQPLGLYAANSIFVGDYLTTRGQESTADHKMLEDMGFKIDRTPVMAP; via the coding sequence ATGATCTGGAATGCTCTTGCAAACAAAGTATTGAGTGGAGAACAAATTACGAATGAAGAAGCTCTTGATATCTTAAATTGTCCTGATGAAGATCTACTATTATTGCTGCATGGGGCTTATCAGATCAGAAAGCATTATTATGGTAATCTCGTAAAACTCAACATGATTATTAATACAAAGTCAGGCGCATGCCCAGAAAACTGTGGATATTGCTCACAGTCTATCGTGTCGACTGCACCCATCGAGACTTATCGAATGATGGATAGTAAAGAGATGGTAAAAGGAGCAGAGGCAGCGTATAACTTAAACGTTGGAACGTATTGCATCGTTGCAAGTGGGCGTGGACCTACGAACCGTGATGTGGATAAAGTTGTTGAGGCTGTAAAAGAGATCAAAGATACATATGGCTTAAAAGTTTGTGCCTGTCTAGGTATATTAAAGCCAGAACAAGCAGAGCGTTTAAAAGAAGCGGGTGTCGACCGATATAATCATAATCTCAACACTTCCGCTCAAAATCACGAAAATATTACAACATCTCATTCATACGATGATCGAGTGAATACGGTAAACATCGTTAAGGAAAGCGGGATCTCTCCTTGTTCAGGAGTTATTGTAGGTATGCGAGAGACGAAACAAGATGTCATAGATATGGCAAGAAGTCTTAATATACTTGACGCAGATTCTATTCCAGTGAACTTCTTGCATGCGATCGATGGTACACCGTTAGAAGGTACAGATGAGCTAGATCCACGCTACTGTTTGAAAGTACTTGCATTATTTCGTTATATTAATCCTACGAAGGAGATTAGAATATCAGGTGGGCGTGAGGTGAATTTAAGAAGTCTTCAGCCACTCGGTCTGTATGCCGCGAACTCCATATTCGTAGGTGACTATCTTACGACGAGAGGACAAGAGTCAACGGCAGATCATAAGATGTTAGAAGATATGGGCTTCAAGATTGACCGTACGCCTGTTATGGCACCATAG
- a CDS encoding biotin transporter BioY: protein MTAQRSGLKTIDITLVGMFVALMAIGANITTMFPFMVVGGVPITLQTFFCILAGALLGSRLGAISMSVYVLVGLVGAPVFAQFKGGFATVISPTFGFLLSYILVAYLTGLIIEKNGGKASYIVATLVGTAVNYIVGTNLMFMAYKMWADAPEGFTYSMAWAWMMVPLPKDIILAICGGMLAPRINFARKKSFTQRTKHAS from the coding sequence ATGACAGCACAAAGAAGCGGTTTGAAAACGATTGATATTACGCTAGTTGGTATGTTTGTAGCGCTGATGGCAATTGGTGCAAATATCACAACCATGTTTCCGTTCATGGTGGTTGGTGGGGTGCCAATTACGTTGCAAACCTTTTTCTGTATTCTAGCAGGAGCATTGTTAGGAAGCAGATTAGGAGCAATCTCGATGAGTGTATACGTACTAGTCGGATTAGTCGGAGCACCAGTGTTCGCTCAATTTAAAGGTGGCTTTGCAACCGTGATCAGTCCTACCTTTGGGTTTTTGTTATCGTATATTCTGGTTGCATATCTAACGGGATTAATCATTGAAAAGAATGGTGGAAAAGCTTCATACATTGTAGCAACCCTTGTTGGAACAGCGGTTAACTATATTGTAGGGACAAACCTAATGTTCATGGCGTATAAAATGTGGGCAGATGCACCAGAAGGTTTCACGTACTCTATGGCTTGGGCATGGATGATGGTCCCGCTACCTAAAGATATTATTTTAGCGATTTGTGGAGGTATGTTAGCTCCAAGAATTAATTTTGCGCGTAAAAAATCATTTACTCAACGAACAAAACATGCATCATAA
- a CDS encoding carbohydrate ABC transporter permease: MKKRTAGRKALYVILVVYAIITVIPFLWALSSSFKTLGEIVSGSINFIPKEFTLDNYKQIFTREPLFGRWLFNSLFIATVGTLLNLLFNSMAGYALARLSFPGKKSIFLLILAVLMIPFQVTLIPNFLILKELGWLNSYQGMIIPGAVNATFIFMMRQFFINFPKEVEEAAAIDGLGRFGTFFRIVLPLAKPALAAQTIFVFMAFWNDFMRPLIILSDQDMFTLPLGLNSFKGQFISFWNYIMAASMVFTLPIIVLYAFFNRYFVKGIKFTGDK; encoded by the coding sequence ATGAAAAAACGTACGGCTGGAAGAAAAGCTTTGTATGTAATTCTTGTCGTTTACGCGATCATCACCGTCATTCCGTTTTTATGGGCACTGTCTTCTTCCTTTAAAACACTTGGTGAGATCGTAAGTGGGTCGATTAATTTTATCCCGAAAGAATTTACACTTGATAACTATAAGCAGATCTTTACGAGAGAGCCCTTATTCGGAAGATGGTTGTTTAATAGTTTGTTTATTGCAACAGTCGGAACGCTATTAAACTTATTGTTCAACTCTATGGCTGGATATGCGCTCGCAAGATTAAGCTTTCCAGGAAAGAAGAGTATTTTCTTATTGATTTTGGCCGTATTGATGATTCCTTTCCAAGTAACGCTCATTCCTAACTTCTTAATACTGAAAGAACTTGGATGGTTGAACTCGTATCAAGGGATGATCATTCCAGGAGCGGTGAACGCGACGTTTATTTTTATGATGAGACAGTTTTTCATCAACTTTCCAAAAGAAGTGGAAGAAGCAGCTGCAATCGACGGGCTTGGGCGCTTCGGTACATTTTTTCGTATCGTTTTGCCACTTGCTAAGCCGGCACTTGCAGCTCAGACAATATTCGTATTCATGGCGTTTTGGAACGATTTCATGAGACCTCTCATCATCTTATCTGATCAAGACATGTTCACTCTGCCACTAGGATTGAACTCATTTAAAGGCCAGTTTATCTCTTTTTGGAACTATATTATGGCCGCATCGATGGTCTTTACATTACCGATTATCGTTCTGTACGCATTCTTTAACCGATACTTTGTAAAAGGAATCAAGTTTACGGGGGATAAATAA
- a CDS encoding sugar ABC transporter permease gives MLSKKDRREAGQGYLFLLPALIVLGVFVIAPISYAVFLSFHKVELIGGATYEFRGLDNFMKVTFDDRAIIALKNTAIYVAIVVPTQTFLALVLAASLNAGLKGQKFFRIVYFLPTLTSSAVLTLIFMWMYNQNGLINYVLKFLHLPTYNWIGDPDVALIAIMIMNIWATAPFFMVIYLAALQDIPDSHYEAAELDGAGPIQKFWHITVPNLRPVTSFVVIMGLIGTFQLFDQSYIFSGGSGGPNNSTLTVVLLIYQYAFKTLGTMGYATAIAFMLAIIILVATLLQRKFSKEESLY, from the coding sequence ATGTTATCAAAAAAAGATAGAAGAGAAGCGGGACAAGGGTATCTATTCTTGTTGCCTGCGCTCATCGTATTAGGCGTGTTTGTAATCGCACCGATATCTTACGCTGTATTTCTTTCTTTTCACAAAGTAGAACTGATTGGCGGTGCGACTTATGAGTTTAGAGGGCTCGATAACTTTATGAAGGTCACATTTGACGATCGAGCTATTATTGCACTGAAGAACACAGCGATCTATGTTGCGATCGTCGTGCCGACCCAAACTTTCCTGGCACTAGTATTAGCAGCATCATTGAATGCAGGACTCAAAGGGCAGAAGTTCTTTCGCATCGTTTACTTCTTGCCTACTTTAACTTCATCCGCTGTGTTAACACTAATTTTTATGTGGATGTATAACCAGAACGGATTGATTAACTATGTACTAAAATTTTTACATCTGCCAACGTATAATTGGATTGGTGATCCAGACGTTGCTCTTATTGCAATCATGATCATGAATATTTGGGCAACGGCACCGTTTTTCATGGTTATTTATCTAGCAGCTCTTCAAGATATTCCAGACAGTCATTATGAAGCAGCTGAACTTGATGGAGCAGGTCCGATTCAAAAGTTTTGGCACATTACGGTTCCAAACTTAAGACCGGTAACATCTTTTGTAGTGATAATGGGTCTTATCGGGACATTCCAACTTTTCGATCAATCGTATATTTTCTCTGGAGGATCGGGCGGACCGAACAACTCCACACTTACTGTCGTTCTCTTAATCTATCAATATGCATTTAAGACACTTGGAACGATGGGTTACGCTACAGCAATCGCTTTCATGCTTGCCATCATCATCTTAGTGGCAACACTTTTACAGCGCAAATTTTCAAAAGAAGAATCACTATACTAA
- a CDS encoding ABC transporter substrate-binding protein, translating into MRHTKWLSAIGVPSLLLATVLSGCGNDNGKEETQSGKTEIVLSGWGGNPTEKKLLNEVLSDFEKEHPHIDVKLNTISDQYMDVLKTRLIGGTAADVFYLDAFEAPALIETGAVEPLNKYVTKDFDLADFEKPMLDAFKEGEKLYGLPKDYSTLALFYNKKMFKEAGIKEPPKTWEEMEVVAKKLTDQEKQVYGLGMLPQIERMYYMAESQDGQVITDGRATFADDKVVDAIQPLVDMHIKDKTAATPSEVGAGQSAGEMFGRGNAAMVMEGNWNIPFLEDTFPELDYGTAELPTVNGKKGTMSFAVGYAMNAESEHKKESWELIEYLTGKEGMKKWTSKGFALPTRKSVATELGFDQDELRGPLVSGAEYATVWQDGPTLPIVMNNFNNQFLSAYLGDRPLKEALKDAERQANREIKVTE; encoded by the coding sequence ATGAGACATACAAAGTGGCTGTCTGCAATAGGTGTACCTTCGCTGCTTTTAGCAACGGTGTTATCTGGCTGTGGAAATGACAATGGAAAAGAAGAAACTCAATCAGGGAAAACCGAGATTGTTCTGAGTGGTTGGGGTGGAAATCCGACTGAGAAGAAATTGTTAAACGAAGTTCTATCAGATTTTGAAAAAGAACATCCCCACATTGATGTGAAACTGAATACAATCAGTGACCAATATATGGATGTACTGAAGACACGGTTGATTGGTGGAACCGCAGCAGACGTATTCTATCTTGATGCTTTTGAAGCTCCTGCTCTCATTGAGACAGGTGCTGTAGAACCGCTAAACAAATATGTGACAAAAGACTTTGATCTGGCAGATTTTGAAAAGCCGATGCTTGATGCCTTTAAAGAAGGTGAGAAGCTTTATGGTCTGCCTAAAGATTACTCGACACTTGCCCTATTTTATAACAAAAAAATGTTCAAAGAAGCTGGGATAAAAGAACCTCCAAAGACGTGGGAAGAGATGGAGGTTGTCGCTAAAAAGCTGACGGACCAAGAAAAGCAAGTATACGGACTTGGTATGCTTCCACAGATTGAACGGATGTATTATATGGCAGAATCTCAGGATGGACAGGTCATCACAGATGGTCGAGCCACTTTTGCTGATGATAAAGTCGTGGATGCGATCCAGCCACTGGTTGATATGCACATAAAAGATAAGACTGCAGCAACACCTTCAGAAGTAGGGGCAGGGCAATCCGCTGGTGAGATGTTCGGACGTGGCAATGCAGCCATGGTTATGGAAGGGAACTGGAACATTCCTTTTTTAGAAGACACGTTTCCAGAGCTTGATTATGGAACGGCAGAACTGCCGACAGTAAACGGTAAAAAAGGTACGATGTCCTTTGCAGTCGGATACGCGATGAATGCAGAATCAGAGCATAAGAAAGAGTCATGGGAACTGATCGAATATCTCACGGGTAAAGAAGGAATGAAGAAATGGACGAGCAAAGGCTTTGCACTTCCAACAAGAAAGTCTGTAGCTACTGAACTAGGTTTTGATCAAGATGAACTTCGCGGTCCACTTGTAAGTGGAGCAGAATATGCAACGGTATGGCAGGATGGTCCAACACTGCCAATCGTGATGAACAATTTTAATAACCAATTTCTGAGTGCTTATTTAGGTGACCGTCCTTTAAAAGAAGCGTTAAAAGATGCAGAGAGACAGGCGAACAGAGAGATAAAAGTAACAGAATAA